The Raoultibacter phocaeensis genome includes a window with the following:
- a CDS encoding penicillin-binding transpeptidase domain-containing protein: protein MAPRRTAGSRTGQSPTPQARQRPQANSGYVPATPRHQAPKKRRPSRAVPIALAAALMLALAGGALFFFLSRANAPTPPDELLETYFSLVNEEHYDELYPYLDKQAQIKISRDDFVTRHENIYAGIGATGFKATVGETTDLEGPSESALRSAGIEGKVVAYTIDMDTVAGTVSFGGKAVFALDEDAGYFLDWTPDMILPELTWDSKVRVNTIAAERGTILDRNGQLLAGPGTADTAGFVPGAMRKADETAEDSAAYNEDDIARTAELLGTTAETIHDKLSASWVRDDTFVPLKVLSQDEAELIDSLLEIPGIQIGQTNVRAYPLAEKASHLTSYVQNISAEELEAHREEGYTETSVIGKAGLEKAFESELKATDGIEIVIVNENNGTSSTVTKRDKADGKDITLTIDANVQSELYDQFAEDKSCSVAMNPVTGEVLALVSTPTYNANDFVTGMSNEKWTSLNEDAAQPLYNRFQATLCPGSTMKPLTAAIGLDTNAVSATDDLGQSGLSWQKDASWGDYFVTTTMEYSGAANVENALKFSDNIFFAKLALAIGAEPFAQELKDAGFDETIPFEYGLYSSSISDSGGFDSEIQLADSGFGQGQILVNPVHLAAIYASFAGDGTIPQPYLLKDTEPTAWKEGAFSTETARTIRDDLVQVIESGSATEAKVSGRVLGGKTGTAEIKQTVDDTSGTELGWFALFTADANDPNQLLVVSMVEDVKDRGGSHYVVPKVTELFR, encoded by the coding sequence ATGGCACCACGACGCACTGCAGGCTCCCGTACCGGCCAATCCCCGACCCCGCAGGCACGCCAGAGGCCTCAGGCGAACTCAGGCTACGTTCCTGCAACGCCGCGCCATCAGGCCCCGAAGAAGCGCCGTCCGAGCCGTGCCGTGCCGATCGCACTGGCGGCGGCGCTGATGCTCGCCTTGGCAGGCGGTGCGCTCTTCTTCTTCCTTTCCAGAGCGAACGCCCCCACCCCACCCGACGAGCTTTTGGAAACGTACTTCTCGCTCGTGAACGAAGAGCACTACGACGAGCTGTACCCCTACCTCGACAAGCAGGCGCAGATCAAGATTTCACGCGACGATTTTGTCACCCGGCATGAGAACATCTACGCGGGCATCGGCGCGACCGGCTTCAAGGCAACCGTCGGCGAGACGACCGACCTCGAAGGCCCTTCGGAAAGTGCTCTCCGTTCCGCCGGGATAGAGGGCAAAGTCGTTGCCTACACGATCGACATGGATACCGTTGCGGGCACCGTCTCGTTCGGCGGCAAGGCGGTGTTTGCGCTCGACGAAGACGCGGGATACTTCCTCGATTGGACTCCTGACATGATCCTGCCCGAGCTGACGTGGGACAGTAAGGTGCGGGTCAACACGATCGCCGCCGAGCGGGGCACGATCCTCGATCGCAACGGCCAGCTGCTCGCAGGGCCAGGCACAGCCGACACGGCGGGCTTCGTTCCCGGCGCGATGAGAAAGGCCGACGAGACCGCCGAAGACAGCGCGGCGTACAACGAAGACGACATCGCGCGGACAGCCGAGCTGCTCGGCACGACGGCGGAAACCATTCACGACAAGCTTTCCGCCTCGTGGGTGCGAGACGATACGTTCGTTCCCCTCAAAGTGCTTTCCCAAGACGAGGCCGAACTCATAGACAGTCTGCTTGAGATCCCCGGCATCCAGATCGGGCAGACGAACGTACGCGCCTACCCCCTCGCCGAAAAAGCGTCGCATCTGACCAGCTACGTGCAGAACATTAGCGCCGAAGAGCTCGAGGCTCATCGGGAAGAAGGCTACACCGAAACGAGCGTGATCGGCAAAGCCGGCCTCGAGAAGGCTTTCGAAAGCGAGCTCAAGGCCACCGACGGCATCGAAATCGTTATCGTCAACGAAAACAACGGCACTTCATCGACCGTGACGAAAAGAGACAAGGCCGACGGCAAGGACATCACGCTCACGATCGATGCGAACGTTCAATCTGAACTCTACGACCAGTTTGCGGAGGACAAAAGCTGTTCGGTGGCCATGAACCCCGTAACCGGCGAAGTACTGGCCCTCGTCAGCACACCGACCTACAACGCGAACGATTTTGTAACGGGCATGTCGAACGAGAAGTGGACGTCGCTGAACGAGGACGCTGCGCAGCCGCTCTACAATCGGTTCCAAGCGACGCTCTGCCCCGGTTCTACGATGAAGCCGCTCACCGCCGCCATCGGGCTTGACACCAACGCGGTCTCGGCAACGGATGACTTAGGGCAAAGCGGTTTGTCGTGGCAGAAGGACGCGAGCTGGGGCGATTACTTCGTCACCACTACGATGGAGTATAGCGGAGCCGCCAACGTGGAAAACGCGCTCAAGTTCTCCGATAACATCTTCTTCGCGAAACTTGCACTGGCTATCGGGGCAGAACCGTTCGCACAAGAACTCAAGGATGCCGGATTCGACGAAACCATCCCCTTCGAGTACGGCTTGTATTCGTCGAGTATCTCCGATTCGGGAGGCTTCGATTCCGAGATCCAACTTGCCGACAGCGGTTTCGGGCAAGGGCAGATTCTCGTCAACCCTGTGCACCTGGCCGCGATCTACGCATCGTTTGCAGGCGACGGAACCATTCCCCAACCGTATCTGCTCAAAGACACTGAGCCGACCGCATGGAAGGAAGGTGCGTTCAGCACCGAAACCGCGCGAACCATACGCGACGATCTGGTACAGGTCATCGAAAGCGGGAGCGCAACTGAAGCGAAGGTTTCCGGCCGTGTACTCGGCGGCAAAACGGGCACCGCCGAGATCAAGCAGACGGTCGATGATACAAGCGGCACCGAACTCGGCTGGTTCGCCCTGTTCACCGCCGATGCAAACGACCCCAACCAGCTTCTTGTGGTGTCGATGGTCGAAGATGTGAAGGATCGTGGCGGCAGCCATTACGTCGTGCCGAAGGTAACAGAGCTCTTCCGGTAA
- a CDS encoding FAD-dependent oxidoreductase gives METNVSRRNFLAGAGIAAAGLAAFGLAGCSPSATEPAADSGTWDHEADILIVGAGGAGLAAAVVAARGGAQVTVLEAAAMAGGNTANSSGVIQAAGTEEQKQFANVSDDTPEKHAEYYLQCGEGQLDEELVRFACEQAPSCIEFMKDLGITYEVVYGNGTVPNVDPDVIKPRIHLAGTDENDLMYGQAHVAALLKAAEDAGVEFIYKTAGKELVQNADGVVTGVVADDNKRYRGKKAVILATCSYDRSEEFAKAFNYHMVQALEDGRSLTVATNTGDGLRMGMAVGAALEGMGGFIGLPGNIGGTPTLPGVPEVPGIIVNKYGRRFVSESDHYAWVLRAVFAQEDHTAWGIFDSKAAALTGAVVGGVSPMSDDFSKEIADGSVLVADTIEELAAQIDVPAANLQAALDTWNADMATAEKRDSQFPTRVCGLEAIDAPPYYATRTYDYNLGALGGLKINTNAQVLDTAGEAIPHLYAAGQVAGGFMGSYYPGTGTGILSTLAFGRAAGEHALAETEA, from the coding sequence ATGGAGACGAACGTTTCAAGAAGGAACTTTCTTGCAGGAGCTGGTATCGCGGCGGCGGGCTTAGCGGCATTCGGACTCGCAGGCTGTTCGCCGAGCGCCACCGAACCTGCGGCAGATTCGGGTACCTGGGATCACGAAGCGGACATCCTTATCGTAGGCGCGGGCGGAGCGGGACTTGCTGCCGCCGTCGTTGCCGCACGCGGCGGTGCGCAGGTGACCGTGCTCGAAGCGGCTGCCATGGCGGGCGGCAACACCGCCAATTCTTCGGGCGTCATCCAGGCAGCTGGCACCGAAGAGCAGAAGCAGTTCGCAAACGTAAGCGACGACACCCCCGAAAAACATGCCGAATACTACCTGCAATGCGGAGAAGGCCAGCTTGACGAAGAGCTCGTCCGTTTCGCCTGCGAGCAGGCCCCGTCCTGCATCGAGTTCATGAAAGATCTCGGTATCACGTACGAAGTGGTGTATGGAAACGGCACGGTCCCCAACGTCGATCCCGACGTGATCAAGCCCCGCATTCACCTCGCTGGAACCGACGAGAACGACCTCATGTACGGCCAGGCGCATGTTGCCGCACTCTTGAAGGCGGCAGAAGATGCGGGCGTCGAGTTCATCTACAAGACTGCCGGAAAAGAGCTCGTGCAAAACGCCGACGGCGTTGTCACCGGCGTCGTTGCCGACGATAACAAACGCTACCGCGGCAAAAAAGCCGTCATCCTTGCAACCTGCAGCTACGACCGCAGCGAAGAGTTCGCCAAAGCTTTCAACTATCACATGGTACAGGCGCTTGAAGACGGCCGGTCCCTCACCGTCGCAACCAACACCGGAGACGGCCTCCGCATGGGCATGGCGGTCGGCGCGGCACTTGAGGGCATGGGCGGCTTTATCGGCCTACCCGGCAACATCGGCGGCACGCCCACCCTTCCCGGCGTTCCCGAGGTTCCCGGCATCATCGTGAACAAATACGGCCGCCGCTTCGTGAGCGAATCCGACCACTATGCATGGGTCCTCCGTGCAGTGTTCGCTCAGGAAGACCATACCGCATGGGGCATCTTCGACTCGAAGGCAGCAGCGCTGACCGGTGCCGTCGTAGGCGGTGTAAGCCCCATGAGCGACGATTTCTCTAAGGAGATCGCCGACGGCTCAGTGCTCGTAGCCGACACCATTGAAGAACTTGCCGCCCAAATCGACGTCCCCGCTGCAAACCTCCAAGCGGCACTCGACACCTGGAACGCCGATATGGCGACGGCGGAAAAACGCGACAGCCAATTTCCCACTCGCGTATGCGGCCTCGAGGCCATCGATGCACCGCCGTACTACGCGACACGCACCTACGACTACAACCTCGGTGCACTCGGGGGCCTCAAGATCAACACGAACGCCCAAGTGCTCGACACTGCAGGCGAAGCCATCCCCCACCTCTACGCCGCCGGCCAGGTTGCAGGCGGGTTCATGGGTTCGTACTACCCCGGAACCGGCACGGGCATCCTTTCCACGCTCGCATTCGGACGCGCCGCCGGCGAACACGCGCTCGCGGAGACAGAGGCGTAA
- a CDS encoding helix-turn-helix transcriptional regulator, with translation MKRIDHLEQMIPYLFALGCARAWLTLLFAEPAIATMPTPFNPHVFFDYSYALAGIAVALAARRIAPLQENRWAKPLALVLCVAASACMLTASRAPELAAPLSFCGAVAGGAGFLLIVLLNAEALVPLSLLRILLYWAAAQFTAVPLAYFCQGLDEPRLELVLFVLPVIAVWCVSFAYKTAPAAGRPNRTWPRYTFPWKLVALYAIYMFAYGLREQHLAAIGGAGMHSSLSTAIVTGGIMAVCLFAGRLPLSVLYRSPLLLMVCGFLLIPMEGLFGSVASGYLISMGMTLTGLLLGLLLFDLSKRMGIAIVALMGIEKAAYLFRIWGNDTASLLEASPLPVQTQDVVLMVAVIMLVLIGTFILLSEKELASRWGIRLLETGDLAEESRRTELIASRCDEITRTSRLSPREDEILRLLARGTSNQAIERELVIASGTLKAHIQHIYAKTGVHSKKELAALFEDAREDERQ, from the coding sequence ATGAAACGGATCGATCATCTCGAGCAGATGATTCCCTACCTGTTCGCGCTCGGATGCGCCCGTGCTTGGCTGACGCTTCTGTTTGCCGAACCGGCGATCGCCACGATGCCGACGCCGTTTAATCCGCACGTCTTCTTCGATTACTCCTACGCGCTTGCGGGCATCGCCGTTGCGCTTGCGGCTCGCCGCATTGCCCCCTTGCAGGAAAACCGATGGGCGAAGCCGCTCGCGCTCGTTTTGTGCGTTGCCGCATCGGCCTGTATGCTTACCGCATCGCGCGCACCCGAGCTTGCGGCTCCGCTTTCGTTTTGCGGTGCGGTGGCGGGCGGCGCGGGTTTCTTGCTGATCGTGCTGCTGAATGCCGAAGCGCTCGTACCTTTGAGCCTCTTGCGCATCCTTTTGTATTGGGCGGCGGCGCAGTTCACTGCCGTTCCGCTTGCATACTTCTGCCAAGGACTCGACGAACCGCGGCTCGAACTGGTGCTGTTCGTGCTGCCGGTTATCGCGGTATGGTGCGTATCGTTTGCCTACAAAACCGCACCTGCTGCCGGCCGCCCGAACCGTACGTGGCCGCGCTATACGTTTCCCTGGAAACTCGTCGCGCTGTATGCCATCTACATGTTCGCGTACGGGTTGCGCGAGCAGCATCTTGCAGCTATCGGTGGCGCGGGGATGCACTCGTCGCTTTCGACAGCGATCGTGACGGGCGGGATCATGGCCGTCTGCCTGTTCGCGGGGCGGTTGCCGCTGAGCGTGCTGTACCGCTCGCCGCTTCTGCTCATGGTGTGCGGGTTTCTGCTCATTCCCATGGAGGGCCTGTTCGGAAGCGTTGCCTCGGGCTACCTCATATCCATGGGCATGACGCTGACGGGGCTGTTGCTGGGGTTGTTGTTATTCGATCTTTCAAAGCGCATGGGTATCGCCATCGTCGCTCTTATGGGCATCGAGAAAGCGGCCTACCTGTTTCGGATATGGGGAAACGATACCGCATCGCTGCTCGAAGCGTCGCCGCTTCCCGTACAGACGCAAGACGTTGTGCTGATGGTTGCGGTGATCATGCTCGTGCTTATCGGCACGTTCATCCTGCTTTCGGAAAAGGAGCTTGCATCGAGATGGGGTATCCGGTTGCTTGAGACGGGAGATTTGGCCGAGGAAAGCCGCCGCACAGAGCTCATCGCATCGCGTTGCGACGAGATAACCCGCACGAGCCGCCTTTCGCCGCGGGAAGACGAGATACTCAGGCTTCTTGCGCGGGGAACGTCGAACCAGGCGATCGAGCGCGAGCTCGTGATTGCAAGCGGTACGCTCAAAGCGCACATTCAGCATATTTACGCGAAAACCGGTGTGCACAGCAAAAAGGAGCTCGCCGCCCTGTTCGAAGATGCTCGGGAGGATGAGAGGCAGTAG
- a CDS encoding response regulator transcription factor, translated as MVRSGIRSYFGIVKQQVRESPASWLAFATLLAWMFGLYWSDLFVGRSATVHLDFIQLRALWLAVEATTLLVSFFLMRVFGVRVFAVALGAGALLFAGTVVVLFAPAEASADGLRIGGVALTGIGSALLLSLQGVEFARRGPKPLLVNVALALAVASLLDSVLLFLPDDFQAMAVSLLPALCIVLLVVSLRGRASSGGPERDGASAPVLAWEAVAYGANDPADGPASEKRAAAIRVVVLPLVVGLAYGLMQRLTGDAYTAGPTEVNAATIASFFLSAVFIALAALFFDSRKLIKLVCFAAIPTIGIAFVMLPLFENAREAAQAICIIGFNSFYFMVWALWAGEGGGIALAKRFVLGLFVLVGAESLGSVIGLRVVSAAGDSSSALAVVSLVVVYLLLMAGIFSFDRSGAAVGAASRKRASTELRDASRSEDRSYDEWASRYRLSARETEVFELLARGRNRVYISKELYISDNTTRTHMKNIYRKLGVHSQQELIDLLEGKILGEAPE; from the coding sequence ATGGTCAGATCGGGTATCCGATCGTATTTCGGCATCGTCAAGCAACAGGTACGCGAATCGCCCGCGTCGTGGCTCGCGTTCGCGACGCTGCTTGCCTGGATGTTCGGGTTGTATTGGAGCGATCTGTTCGTGGGCCGCTCGGCTACGGTACATCTCGATTTCATCCAACTGAGGGCGTTGTGGCTCGCCGTAGAAGCGACGACGCTCCTCGTTTCGTTTTTCCTTATGCGGGTTTTCGGCGTGCGCGTGTTCGCCGTCGCCCTCGGGGCGGGAGCGCTTCTGTTCGCGGGCACGGTAGTGGTGCTGTTCGCCCCTGCCGAAGCTTCCGCCGATGGGCTGAGAATCGGGGGCGTGGCGCTTACGGGCATCGGAAGCGCGCTGCTGCTTTCGCTGCAAGGAGTCGAGTTTGCGCGAAGGGGCCCGAAGCCGCTGCTCGTCAACGTGGCGCTTGCTTTGGCGGTTGCTTCGCTCCTCGATTCGGTGCTGCTGTTTCTGCCCGACGATTTCCAGGCGATGGCCGTCTCGCTTTTGCCTGCGCTGTGCATCGTGCTGCTTGTCGTGTCGTTGCGCGGTCGGGCTTCAAGTGGCGGACCCGAGCGAGATGGCGCTTCCGCTCCCGTCTTGGCCTGGGAGGCGGTGGCGTATGGGGCAAATGACCCTGCCGATGGGCCGGCGTCTGAGAAAAGGGCCGCCGCGATCCGCGTTGTCGTCTTGCCGCTTGTCGTGGGGCTTGCTTACGGGCTCATGCAGCGATTGACGGGTGACGCGTATACGGCGGGGCCGACCGAAGTGAATGCTGCCACCATCGCATCGTTTTTCCTGTCGGCGGTGTTCATCGCGCTTGCGGCGCTCTTCTTCGATTCGCGCAAGCTCATCAAGCTCGTGTGCTTTGCTGCCATCCCCACCATTGGCATCGCATTCGTGATGCTACCGTTGTTCGAGAACGCCCGCGAGGCTGCTCAGGCAATCTGCATCATCGGCTTCAACAGCTTCTATTTTATGGTCTGGGCGCTGTGGGCAGGGGAGGGCGGGGGAATCGCCCTCGCAAAACGATTCGTGCTCGGCTTGTTCGTGCTCGTCGGGGCCGAATCGCTCGGCTCGGTGATCGGGCTTCGGGTGGTATCGGCGGCAGGCGATTCGTCTTCGGCGCTCGCGGTCGTTTCCCTCGTTGTCGTATACCTGCTGCTAATGGCCGGTATTTTCTCTTTCGATCGGTCCGGGGCTGCTGTGGGCGCAGCATCTCGGAAGCGCGCTTCGACCGAGCTCCGCGACGCTTCGCGATCCGAAGACCGTTCGTATGATGAGTGGGCTTCACGCTACCGGCTTTCGGCGCGCGAAACCGAAGTGTTCGAGCTGCTCGCGCGAGGGCGCAATCGAGTGTACATCTCGAAGGAGCTCTACATTTCCGACAACACGACGAGGACGCACATGAAGAACATCTACCGCAAGCTTGGCGTGCATTCCCAGCAGGAGCTGATCGATCTGCTCGAAGGGAAAATATTGGGGGAGGCCCCCGAGTAA
- a CDS encoding histidine phosphatase family protein has protein sequence MADNVVFSVVRHGQTLFNELQKVQGWCDSPLTEQGIADAQALGQRLADTRFTAAYSSDSGRAVATLREVLDLNPHAPSAQSDWRLREWCYGDLEGGPGSELHDALVQGFGADLPMARLNAMMPEIADVLADRDRSGRSERFDAIERRITSFFEEKGAEAYAAGGGRVLVVTHAFVVKTLVYLFASDRVNEKPKIENASVTELVYDGSGFAIGGIGLVGVSSS, from the coding sequence ATGGCCGATAACGTGGTTTTCTCTGTCGTTCGCCATGGGCAGACGCTCTTTAACGAGCTGCAAAAGGTCCAAGGATGGTGCGATTCGCCGCTGACCGAGCAGGGGATCGCCGATGCGCAGGCGCTCGGACAGAGGCTTGCGGACACCAGGTTTACCGCTGCGTATTCGAGCGACAGCGGCAGAGCTGTGGCAACGCTTCGCGAAGTGCTCGACCTGAACCCGCACGCGCCGAGCGCTCAATCTGATTGGCGGCTTCGCGAGTGGTGCTACGGCGATCTCGAAGGAGGTCCGGGGTCGGAACTCCATGATGCGCTTGTTCAGGGATTCGGTGCCGATCTGCCGATGGCGAGGCTCAATGCCATGATGCCTGAAATAGCCGATGTGCTCGCCGATCGTGATCGTTCGGGAAGATCCGAGCGGTTCGACGCGATCGAGCGCCGCATCACCTCGTTTTTCGAGGAAAAGGGAGCCGAAGCGTACGCAGCGGGTGGCGGAAGGGTCCTCGTGGTCACGCATGCGTTCGTCGTGAAAACGCTCGTGTATCTGTTCGCTTCCGATCGGGTGAACGAGAAGCCCAAGATTGAAAACGCGAGCGTGACCGAGCTGGTCTACGATGGCAGCGGATTTGCGATCGGCGGAATCGGCCTTGTTGGGGTATCATCTTCTTGA
- a CDS encoding MFS transporter has product MPGKSTTIRFLVASSLSLLGNSVAGIALPLILLATTGDPLAAGTLALLCAVPQVLAGVLGGALLDRLNRRNVSVFSDIVSALCVAALPIVDMTVGLGFGWFVLFGVLGAVGDIPGMTARDSMLPTVVERDGASLQRFLGITQSLDSIVTIVGPALAALLMGVVGAVPCLWVTAGLSLAASVATATLPRSVGAVRGNAAADAESNRNANEVKIAAGESGNAHPERGNTAKGHTASISSAGSLAKAAWSSALDGARVLFKGDSILRTATLLTFGIVMVMGSYQGLVLPVFFTEAHRPELLGYTLSSMSAGLLIGSLAYAALMSMVSRRAWYTLSLCGMAVSIIVMGSLPSFSVMLLGAFALGLTAGPASALLGYFMFDRIPENRRGSALGTQNSLLLVAAPVALFATSVLVAGIGLQTASWVLVVAWLAITAGALFAKSMRGIDGEEVGSGVALTKGGGSDVASQVRAGGSNVATLARASSADAALTKGGGSNAASAAKEAR; this is encoded by the coding sequence ATGCCAGGAAAGTCCACCACCATACGGTTTCTCGTTGCAAGCTCGCTTTCGCTGCTCGGTAATTCGGTAGCGGGCATCGCCTTGCCCCTCATCCTACTCGCCACCACCGGCGATCCGCTTGCCGCAGGAACGCTTGCCCTTCTGTGCGCCGTGCCTCAGGTGCTTGCAGGCGTACTCGGCGGAGCGCTGCTCGACCGGCTCAACCGGCGAAACGTGTCGGTCTTCTCCGACATCGTATCGGCGCTCTGCGTGGCGGCGCTTCCGATCGTCGATATGACGGTAGGGCTCGGATTCGGATGGTTCGTGCTCTTCGGCGTGCTCGGTGCCGTAGGCGACATCCCTGGCATGACCGCGCGCGATTCCATGCTTCCGACCGTCGTCGAACGCGACGGCGCAAGCCTCCAGCGGTTTCTCGGGATAACCCAATCGCTCGATTCCATCGTTACCATCGTGGGTCCGGCACTTGCCGCTTTGCTCATGGGCGTCGTCGGCGCCGTGCCGTGCTTGTGGGTCACCGCAGGGCTTTCGCTCGCCGCGTCTGTGGCGACCGCAACGCTTCCCCGCTCGGTCGGGGCGGTACGCGGAAATGCCGCCGCGGATGCTGAATCCAACAGGAACGCAAACGAGGTCAAAATCGCCGCGGGCGAGAGCGGAAACGCACACCCAGAGAGGGGAAATACTGCGAAGGGGCATACTGCGAGCATCAGCAGTGCCGGCTCGCTTGCCAAAGCCGCATGGTCATCGGCACTCGACGGAGCGCGCGTGCTGTTCAAGGGCGATTCGATCCTGCGCACCGCCACCCTTCTCACCTTCGGCATCGTCATGGTCATGGGAAGCTACCAAGGTCTCGTGCTTCCCGTGTTCTTCACCGAAGCGCACCGCCCCGAGCTTCTGGGGTACACGCTCTCATCCATGTCGGCGGGCCTGCTCATCGGATCGCTCGCATACGCTGCGCTCATGAGCATGGTGAGCCGTCGCGCGTGGTACACTCTCTCGCTGTGCGGTATGGCAGTAAGCATCATCGTCATGGGTTCGCTACCGAGCTTTTCCGTCATGCTCCTCGGCGCGTTCGCACTCGGCTTAACCGCAGGCCCTGCTTCGGCTTTGCTCGGCTACTTCATGTTCGACCGCATTCCCGAAAACCGCCGAGGAAGCGCGCTCGGCACGCAGAACTCGCTTCTGCTCGTAGCAGCCCCCGTTGCGCTCTTCGCCACCTCGGTGCTCGTTGCGGGGATTGGGCTTCAAACGGCTTCCTGGGTGCTCGTGGTCGCATGGCTTGCGATTACCGCAGGCGCCCTGTTTGCAAAAAGCATGCGCGGGATCGACGGAGAAGAGGTCGGCTCGGGCGTCGCCCTGACGAAGGGGGGCGGTTCGGACGTCGCCTCCCAAGTGAGAGCAGGCGGATCGAATGTTGCCACCCTCGCGAGAGCGAGTAGCGCGGACGCTGCCCTGACGAAGGGGGGCGGTTCGAATGCCGCTTCCGCAGCGAAGGAGGCGCGATGA
- a CDS encoding FAD-binding protein: MAKMEFTRRDLLKFGGITAFGALGASAFAGCAPAATSQGATAEAAGSAEAYPAFLQQPEPITEFAETKEFDVVVVGAGESGLSAVHSALEAGATVACVQNINTVQTAGNMAAALDLEKTDEAGVKACLSFINYKSDWRSNREVVEVWARNSQEALAWWEEEALQGGIESKPYDYSIVYNGYEFFLHANTYFHIEGAHQAAAVVIGDALAARGAEFFFDTPCVQLYKEGDRVTGVIGQTKSNEHILVKANKGVILATGDYVGNRDMLDFYAPDTKGLHQAILFRDGSGLRAGMWAGAQMTAPSHTKMVHGEAAPVRFEMPFLFLDRHGERFMDEGCCRMGYLNEFSKKYLAETGFEDSTASKFFSIVPTNWEDYYEAWDALEPYEISTNNAYRKVDPEKWIKGDTFEELAQAMIDYANEQPWSHELTVESIVASIERYNEIVAAGADEDFGKRPEFLTPIEAPCYAVPRGANNIDAMLDGLEVDGNYQCLDADKKPIEGLFAVGNASGRFFGGGNYPMDIEGLSVGRAITTGYATGRYVAGL, translated from the coding sequence ATGGCAAAGATGGAATTCACGCGTCGAGATCTTCTCAAATTCGGGGGCATCACCGCTTTCGGAGCTCTGGGGGCATCCGCATTCGCAGGCTGCGCGCCCGCTGCCACCTCGCAGGGGGCAACGGCTGAGGCGGCGGGTTCTGCAGAAGCGTACCCTGCGTTTCTGCAGCAGCCCGAACCCATTACCGAGTTCGCCGAAACCAAGGAGTTCGACGTCGTGGTCGTCGGTGCGGGCGAATCGGGCCTGTCGGCCGTGCACAGCGCGCTTGAGGCGGGAGCAACCGTTGCCTGCGTGCAGAACATCAACACGGTGCAAACGGCGGGCAATATGGCTGCGGCGCTCGATCTCGAGAAGACCGACGAGGCGGGCGTGAAAGCGTGCCTTTCGTTCATCAACTACAAATCGGATTGGCGCTCGAACCGCGAGGTTGTCGAGGTGTGGGCGCGCAATTCTCAAGAGGCGCTCGCCTGGTGGGAAGAGGAGGCTTTGCAGGGCGGCATCGAGTCGAAGCCCTACGATTACAGCATCGTCTACAACGGTTACGAGTTCTTCCTGCACGCGAACACGTACTTCCACATCGAGGGCGCGCATCAGGCTGCTGCCGTCGTCATCGGCGATGCGCTTGCGGCGCGCGGCGCGGAGTTCTTCTTCGACACCCCGTGCGTGCAGCTCTACAAGGAAGGCGACCGGGTGACGGGCGTTATCGGGCAGACCAAGAGCAACGAGCACATCCTCGTCAAGGCGAACAAAGGCGTCATCCTGGCTACCGGCGATTACGTGGGTAACCGCGATATGCTCGATTTCTACGCACCCGATACCAAGGGCCTTCACCAGGCCATTTTGTTCCGCGATGGCAGCGGACTGCGCGCAGGCATGTGGGCGGGTGCGCAGATGACGGCTCCAAGCCACACCAAGATGGTGCACGGCGAAGCGGCTCCGGTGCGCTTCGAAATGCCGTTTCTGTTCCTCGACCGCCATGGCGAGCGCTTCATGGACGAGGGCTGCTGCCGTATGGGATACCTCAACGAGTTCAGCAAGAAATACCTCGCCGAAACCGGCTTCGAGGATTCCACCGCGTCGAAGTTCTTCAGCATCGTTCCTACGAACTGGGAAGACTACTATGAGGCGTGGGATGCGCTCGAGCCATACGAGATATCGACCAACAACGCGTATCGCAAGGTCGATCCCGAGAAGTGGATCAAGGGCGATACGTTTGAGGAACTTGCACAGGCCATGATCGATTACGCCAACGAGCAGCCGTGGAGCCACGAGCTTACCGTGGAGTCGATCGTCGCCTCAATCGAGCGCTATAACGAAATCGTTGCGGCGGGAGCCGACGAGGATTTCGGCAAACGCCCCGAATTCCTCACGCCTATCGAAGCGCCGTGCTACGCCGTTCCGCGCGGTGCGAACAACATCGACGCTATGCTCGACGGCCTCGAAGTTGACGGCAACTACCAGTGCCTCGATGCGGACAAGAAACCCATCGAGGGCCTGTTCGCCGTAGGCAATGCCTCCGGGCGTTTCTTCGGCGGCGGCAACTACCCGATGGACATCGAGGGCCTCTCCGTCGGCCGCGCCATCACGACGGGCTATGCGACCGGCAGGTACGTGGCGGGCCTCTAG